In Spirosoma pollinicola, the genomic window GTCGTTTAACAAAGATTTTAAGCGGTTGATCGATACGCTGGGCGACAACCAAGCAAAAGGCTTTACGAATATTATTGCGGGTGAATCCTACAAGCAGCTGGACCGCCTGCGAACCATTTTCGAGGAGCTTGATCCCTTCATTAAATTCCAACCCATGAACATCGGTTTACGGGAAGGTTTCATGGATGAAGCCCTGAAAATTGCGTGTTTCACCGATCACCAGATCTTCGACAGGTACTATAAATATCGAGTTCAGGACAAATTCTCGAAGTCAAAAGCTTTAACCTTACGGGAGCTAAAAACACTTCAACCGGGCGATTACGTTACGCACGTAGACTATGGCATTGGCCGTTTTGCTGGTCTCGAAAAAGTGGATCATGCCGGAAACGAACAGGAGGCAATTCGACTAATCTACCGCGATAATGACATATTGCTGGTGAGTATCCACAGCCTTCACAAAATCGCAAAATATAGCGGTCGTGAAGGTGGTCCGCCAACCATGAGTAAGCTTGGCTCGCAAGAGTGGGAGCAGAAGAAATCGCGCATCAGAAAGCAGGTAAAAGACATCGCCCGCGAATTAATAGCCTTATATGCCAAACGCCGAACCGCTCCGGGTTTTGCTTATAGTCGCGACAGTTTTTTGCAAGTCGAATTGGAGTCATCTTTCATATACGAAGACACGCCCGATCAGGCAAAAGCGACCAACGATGTGAAAGACGACATGGAACAGCCGCACCCAATGGATCGGCTCGTTTGTGGCGACGTTGGTTTTGGCAAAACAGAGATTGCTATACGTGCGGCTTTCAAAGCTGTAACAGATAACAAGCAGGTTGCTGTGCTGGTGCCCACTACGATTCTAGCCATGCAGCACTTTAAAACGTTCACAGACCGTATATCCGACTTTCCGGTTAAAATCGAGTACATCAATCGGTTTAGAACAGCGGGTCAGATAAAGGAGATTTTGAAAGGCGTGGCTTCTGGTGAAATTGGTATTCTAATTGGTACCCACCGAATCGTCAATAAAGACATCAAGTTTAAGGATTTGGGTCTGCTGGTAATTGACGAAGAGCAAAAGTTTGGTGTTAAAACAAAAGATAGATTAAAGGAAATGCGCGTTGAGGTCGACGTGCTTACACTCACAGCTACACCAATTCCGCGAACCTTACACTTCTCGTTGATGGGTGCCCGCGATTTATCGGTTATTGCCACACCACCACCAAATCGCCAGCCTGTTACTACAGAAGTTCATCCATTTAATGAAGCCACGATTCGGGACGCCATAAGTTATGAAGTTAGGAGGGGCGGACAAGTCTTTTTTGTCCATAACCGCGTTAATGATATTGAGTCGATCGGCAACTTAATTATGCGATTGGTGCCAGAAGCTCGAATTGGGGTAGCCCACGGACAGATGGAAGGCGACCGACTTGAGCGGGTAATGACGCGGTTCATAGAAGGCGATTTTGATGTGCTCATCTCTACCAATATTATCGAATCGGGGCTGGATATTCCCAACGCAAATACAATCCTGATAAACAACGCTCATTATTTTGGTTTATCCGACTTACACCAAATGCGGGGAAGGGTGGGGCGTTCGAACCGAAAAGCTTTTTGCTATTTGCTGACACCACCGCCATCCGTGCTGACGGCAGATGCCCGCAAGAGACTCCAAACCCTTGAGGATTTTTCAGATCTGGGCGAAGGATTTAAAATTGCCATGCGTGATCTTGACATCAGAGGAGCAGGTAATTTGTTGGGGGCTGAGCAGAGCGGATTTGTGAATGATCTTGGGTTCGAAATGTACCACAAAGTACTAGATGAGGCTGTTCAGGAGTTGCGTGAGAGCGAATTTAAAGACTTGTTCGAGACCAAACCTGGAGACTTTAAATTGTCATTACCTGACACCGTTATTGAGACTGATCTGCAAGTAGTTATTCCTGAACGATACGTCTCGAATATTTCTGAAAGACTAGCGTTATATACTCGCCTGGATAGTCTTCAAAACAAAGAAGAGGTTCAGGCATTTCGACAGGAGGTTATCGATCGGTTTGGTCCAATGCCAGAAGAAGTTGAAAATTTAATAAAAATGGTCAACGTTCGCTGGAAAGCTGAGCAATTATACCTTGAAAAACTGACGCTCAAGAATAATATCATGAAAGGATACTTCGTTTCTAACGGGAACGATGAGTTCTTCAAGTCTGACCAATTTGGCAAGGTAATTGAGTACATCAAGCGGAACCCAACGAAGGGTTCCCTGAAAGAATCGAAAGGAAGACCCATTATTACACACTCAGATGTTTATTCTGTCGAGCAATTAGACGAAATAATGGGTGCGTTGACGAATTAATTACGATTTTTGCACCTACGTTTTACACAAAAATAGAGCAATGATTCAAAAGTATCACCTGCAACGAGCGGCTTATGTGCTTCTGGCAATGGCGGCCCTGGCATCTTGCAAGTCCAAGCACCCAACCAGCGTGCAGCCTGGCAAGAAAAGTACAGCGACGGGGATTGCTTATAACCAGAAAGACGGTTTTCAGGTTAAAAAATTCGCAGGCCAAAAAGCTGGTCCTAACTTAGTTTTCATCGAAGGCGGTCGCTTCACAATGGGCGCCCTTGAGGAAGATGTAATGAACAGCCGCGACAACCGCGAGCGGACAGTTTCGATTCAATCATTTTATATGGATGAAACGGAGATGGCAAACGTTCACTACCTTGAATATCTGAACGCTATTTCACGCGATTCATCAGAAGAAGTAGTAAAAGCAGCCCTGCCCGACACAACTGTATGGGCAAACCCATTATCGTTCAACGATTCGTATGTAACGCAATACCTGCGTTATCCTGCATTCCGCTATTACCCAGTAGTGGGTGTATCGTGGGTGCAGGCTAGTGATTATGCTGTTTGGCGTTCAAACGCGGTAAACAATGAATTAGCCAAAGGGGGCGCTCCAAAGGAAAAGAAAAAGGGGGGCGGTTTTTCGTTGAAACGGAAATCTAAAACCGTTGAGGAGCCTGCTTTAGCCGAAGCTACTACAGCATCGACATCGGCGGCTCCGGCAAAACCAAGCCTCGAAAGTGGTCTGGTATTACCTGATTACCGACTTCCAACAGAAGCCGAATGGGAATATGCAGCAAAAGCCCTGATTGGAACTCAATACATGGACGAGAATCAAATCAATCAGCGGATCTACCCATGGGATGGTTCTTCTGTTCGTAACCCTAAGAAGGGCCGGAAACAGGGTCAAATGCTGGCAAACTTTAAACGGGGTCGTGGTGACTACGCTGGTATAGCCGGTCGTTCGAATGATGGAGCTATTATCACCGCAGAAATTTATGCATATCCAGCCAACGATTTTGGTTTGTATAATATGGCTGGTAACGTAAATGAATGGGTATATGACGTTTATCGCCCATTGTCTTACCAAGATGTTAACGACCTGAACCCAATTCGCCGTAATGGTTATCTGGATGAATCTAAAAACTATGATACAAAAAATCGTCAATCATTGATAGATGATAAACTGCGGGTTTACAAAGGTGGTTCGTGGGGTGATGTAGCTTATTGGTTATCTCCTGGTACCCGTCGGTTCTTAGATCAGGATTCTGCAACAGCTATGATCGGTTTCCGTTGTGCTATGATCGGAGTAGGTAGAAACAAATAGATTTTCAGTAGAGACGTTTATAAGCAAAAGCGCTCATTCAGAAATGGATGAGCGCTTTTGCTTATCGATGAGTTGCGGCTAACGTCAGGATGCCAACTGACTTACATCCAGCTTTCAATAATTCAATTGCACATGCTTCAAGTGTGGCTCCTGTTGTCAAGACATCATCCACCAGCACAATTTTTTTGTCTTTAATTTCATCGGCATTATTTACAGAAAATACTGTTTTCACATTCTCCCAGCGTTCTAGTCTATTTTTTCGGGTCTGTGATTCATTAAAACGTTTCCGTATGAGAACATCAGCACGCATTGGAACGTTAAGTGCTTCAGATAAGCCTTCTGCAATCCAATCGGCCTGGTTATAGCCCCGCTGTTGAAAACGGCTCTTGTGCAACGGAACGCCAATTAATACGTCTATTTCATTAACCAGATTACTTTCAGAAATTAACAGATAGCCATACCATTTAGCCATCTCTTTTGCCGCTTCTTTCTGACCCTTGTACTTAATACCATGAATCAGCTTTTGTACAATTCCACCTTTGGTAAAAAAAACATACGACGCTAAAAACTGAACAGGCACTTTTCCGGCAAACTTATTGAGGAGATCAAGATTATAGGGTTCTTGATGTTTGTTGGTTTCCGGTAAATTGATTCGGCATCTCGTACACAACACTAATTCATTTGCACCTAATGACTTATTACAACCCAGGCAAAGAGTTGGAAAGAGAAGGTCAAAAAAATTGGCGAATAATCTATGTACAATCAGAAGCATGAAAGGCATTCGTTAGATAAGATAAAACGTTGTAATTTAGAGAGAAGAAAAAATGTATGAGCGTCGTGAACGAAAATAGTATTAATAAATCGTGGGAAGAGTTACTTGATCAGTTACAGACTCTTGTAGGAAAACGCCCAGTCGATCTCAATGCAGTTCTGTTTTTGATTGGGGTACAAGAATTGGGAAATGGTCCGAAACGTTTTTCCAAGGAAGCGAAACAGGATTTGATGCATATCGCTGTTTGCCGAATTTTAAGCTCACAGGGTTATTACACATTTGAAGGGCTTGACAAAGACGGTTGGCCGCAATGGACATTAACGAAGCCACTCCCATTTGGCGATTTGATGGCCCAGGAAAACTTCTTGAAGCAACATGTTATTCAGTATTTCGAGTCATTATTAGTTTAACTGATGAACCTGAATTCTTATGCAATCATCTAATGCATATTCTACGTTGCTCCAACGCATCGACGAGTATAAAAGACGCTATTTTCAGAACCAGTTAGTAAAGGGTAGCTTATTTTTTGTCGCCTTACTAGGAAGCGGTTACCTGTTCATCAACACCGCAGAATTTATTGGTCGATTTAATTCGGTAGGTAGGGGAGCCTTATTTTTCGGCTTTCTACTGACTGTTATGGTAGGCCTTTACTTATTAATAATTCGGCCTCTACTGAATTTATATGGCCTGAGCAAGCCTTTATCTAATGATGAAGCAGCTCGCCAGATTGGCACCTTTTTTCCTGAAGTAGGGGATAAGTTATTAAACACATTACAACTTCAGCGCATCTCAGCTGATCAAAGCGATTTACTGAGTGCAAGCTTGAATCAACGCTCGCAACAGTTGCTGATAAATCGATTTGCGAATGCTATTCAGATAAGTCGAAATCGGGAATTTCTAAAGTATGCTATTCCGCCGTTAGCCTTAATTTTACTTATCCTGATCTTAAATCCGGGCTTTTTCACAAAGTCATCAACTCGTCTTGTTAACTATAACAAAGAATTTGCAGAGGAAGCCCCGTTTCAATTTATTGTACAGAACAAAGCGCTTAAGGCTTTTAGAAACGAAGATTTCCCGCTTTCGGTGAAATTGGTTGGTGATGCAGTACCCCAAGCAGTGTATGTTGTCGCTAATGGCACCCGTTTTAAACTTGAACAATCCGGTAATCAATTCACCTATAACTTTGACAATCTTCAACGTGATTTAGACTTTCATTTAGAAGCTTCAGGCTATAACTCGCCTGAGTATACAGTTTCATTACTAGACCGTCCCTCAGTCCTTTCGTTTAACGTTAAGCTTGATTATCCAGCTTACTTGAATAAGCCTTCCGAGCAGCTTTCTAATGTAGGTAACTTACTGGTACCACAGGGAACGGTAGTAAATTGGGAGTTTGCAGCAGATCATACAGACTCACTTCTATTCCGTTTTAATACGGATGCAAAGCCTTCACCAGCCAAACTAGTTGATGAAAATACCTTTGTTCTGAATCGGCGTTTGATGCAAAATTCAGCTTATACCGTTTCGCTTAAAAACGGTCAGGTTGCATCGCCATCAACGATTCAGTACAATGTTCAAATCATTCCAGACCGTTATCCTCAAATTTCGGTCGATCGAATTCAGGACACCGTTACATACAATTACATTGCCCTTTCCGGTCTTGTTTCTGATGATTACGGTTTTTCTAAACTACGCTTGAATTACAAAATTAATCGTAACGGAAAAGCGTCACTTATATACGTTAAGGATATTCCAATTAATAAATCGACAACTTCTCAAAACTTCGTTTACAATTGGTCCTTAGACAGTTTAAAGCTTGGACAGGAGGATCGTCTTGAATATTTCGTACAAGTTTGGGACAATGATGGAGTTAATGGAGCTAAGTCTAGCCGTTCGAATCAATTAAATTTTACGGTGCCTTCAAATGCTGAAATTCAAAAACAGGTTGATAAATCTGCTGAAAAAACAGAAGAGCAGATTGACAATGCATTAAGCAAAACTCAGGCAATCAAGAAAGAACTCCAGACAATGGAAGACCGGATGCGAACGAAAAAATCATCCGATTTTCAGGACAAAAAACAGCTCCAGGATATTTTGCAGAAGCGAGAAGAGTTGATGAAAGAAGTTCAAAAACTGCAGGAGCAGATGCAGAAAACGAACGATACTCAACAACGGTTTGCAGAAAAGAATCAGGCCATGCAGGACAAAATGGAACAGCTTCAAAAGCTTTTCAAAGATTTACTTGATCCGGAATCCAAGCAGCTTTATGAGCAATTGAAACAACTTCTTGAACGTAAACAGGATGAAAAAGCATCAGACATGCTTGACCGTTTAAGCCGGAAGGAAAAGAACATGGAACGCGATTTAGATCGCGCTCTTAAGCTTTTCAAACAAATGCAACTTGAACAGAAGGTCAACAACATAGCCGAAAATTTAGAGAAGCAAGCTGAGCAATTAGAGAAGCAGGCAGAAGAAAACGCGAAGAAAGACCAGACATCACAGGACCAGCAAAAGCAACAGGAGAAGTCACAGGAAGACTTTAAAAACACCCAGGAGCAACTAAAAGAGATTGATAAGCAGGCTGAAAAGGACGACTTAAATAAGCCTGAGCCTTCGGAGAAGGAGCAGCAGGAAATTGAGAAGGATATGGAGGAAGCAACTAAAAATATGAAGAGTGACCAGGGTAAACAGGCCTCCTCTAAACAGAAAAAGTCAGCCAAATCTATGAAGGCAATGAGTAAGGCGATGAAAGAATCCATGCAATCCTCTGAGATGGAAGAGATGCAGGAAAATATTGACGACTTACGCAACATCCTCGACAACCTTATCACTCTATCATTTGGGCAGGAGCGTGTGATGAAGGATTTCCGTGGAATGAGCCTTCAAGATCCTCGGGTCACCAAACTCTCTCAGGAGCAATTGAAGCTTCAGGATGATGCTAAAATTATTGAAGATAGTTTAAATGCTTTAGCTAGCCGCGTGGTACAAATTCAATCCTTTGTAACACGAGAGTTAACAAATATGAAGTTCTATATGGACGAAAGTGTGCAACAGTTGCGCGATCGTCGGTTGAGCATGGCTTCCTCCAAGCAACAATTCGCAATGACATCGATCAATAATTTAGCATTAATGTTGAGTGATGTATTGAAGAATATGCAGCAGCAAATGAACGCTATGGCCATGCCAGGAAAGGGTAAAGGTGGCAAAAAAGGTGAAAAACCTGGAGGCATGGGCGATATGCAGAAGCAATTGAATGCCAAAATGCAGCAAATGCAGAAAGGAGGGAAGACCGGTAGAGGACTTTCTGAAGAGCTTTCTCAGATGGCTGCCGAACAAGCAATGATTCGCAGCATGCTAAAGAAGTTGGAAGAAAATGCAAAAGGCACTGAAGCGGGTAAACAGCAAGAGAAACAAGTTAAAGAGCTAATGGATAAGATGGATGAAGCAGAAACTGATTTAGTCAATAAGCGTGTGAACTCAAATACAATTAACCGCCAAAACGAAATCTTAACTCGTTTGCTCGAATCCGAAAAAGCACTTAAACAACAAGAAGAAGATCCCAAGCGTCAAGCTGAAGCTGCTAAGTCAACAAAGCACAGTACTCCGTCCTTTTTTGATTCCACTAATACCCAGCAAAAAACGAAACAAGTCGAAGTGCTTCGCTCAGTTACGCCTAACTATAACCTTTTTTATAAAAAGGAAGCAAATCAATATTTACAGAAAGTAAGCAAGTAATTTCTCAGTTTTTTTTTAAAACCGCTGATCTCGCACTAAGGTCAGCGGTTTTTTGTTGCTTTCGTATCAGTTTCTTTACACGTTTTACCTTTTCAACAACTTTCTACAATTTTGTGAAAAGTTTCCACGTGAAACATTTTTCAAAAATTATCAAAAATGCATTTTTCATACGATGTCATTGTAGTAGGTGCAGGTCATGCTGGATGCGAAGCGGCCAACGCTGCAGCAATCATGGGCTCTAAAGTTTTGCTTGTTACAATGAATATGCAAACCATAGCGCAAATGTCCTGCAACCCAGCTATGGGTGGCGTAGCTAAAGGTCAGATTGTTCGTGAAGTGGATGCACTTGGGGGAATGTCCGGTATCATTAGCGATAAAAGCATGATCCAGTTCAGAATGCTGAATAGGTCAAAAGGCCCTGCCATGTGGAGCCCTAGATGCCAAAGTGATCGAAATGTATTCGCCTGGGAGTGGCGTAAAGCATTAGAGGAAAATAAAAACGTTGATTTTTGGCAGGATTCGGTTACTGAAGTAGTCGTAAAAGATGGTCGCGCTAGTGGCGTAAAAACGAGTTTAGGTGTTGAGTTTTCTGCGAAAGCCGTTGTGTTAACGAACGGGACTTTCCTGAATGGACAAATGTTTATAGGCGAGAAAGTATTTGGTGGCGGTCGTACAGCCGAACGAGCATCCACTGGTATAACAGAGCAATTGGTTCAGTTAGGTTTTGAGTCGGGACGTATGAAAACCGGTACTCCTCCACGTGTAGATGGGAGAAGTTTGAATTACACCTTAATGGAGGAGCAACTGGGGGATGAAAATCCAGGTAAATTTTCCTACACAAATACCCCGTCATTGACCAAGCAACGGAGTTGTTGGATCACCTATACCAACCAGGCAGTGCATGATGAACTGAAGACTGGCTTTGATAAATCACCCATGTTCACGGGTCGTATCAAAGGTCTTGGGCCGCGTTACTGCCCCTCAGTCGAAGACAAAATAAACCGTTTCGCCGACAAGGACCGGCATCAGATTTTCGTAGAACCAGAAGGATGGGATACAGTTGAAGTCTACGTAAATGGATTCTCGACTTCATTGCCCGAAACAGTACAATACAATGCTTTGCGCAAAATTCAGGGTTTTGAGAACGTCAGAATGTTCCGCCCTGGTTATGCAGTTGAGTATGACTTCTTTCCACCGACCCAATTAAAGCCTACGCTTGAGACTCAATTAGTCCATAATTTATTCTTTGCAGGGCAAATAAACGGGACTACGGGATATGAAGAAGCAGCGTGTCAAGGACTGATGGCTGGCATCAATGCGCACCGGAATACCAAAGAAGAAGCCGAATTTACAATCAAAAGGTCGGAAGGATACATTGGAGTTTTGATCGATGACCTGATTACAAAAGGTACCGAAGAACCCTACCGCATGTTTACGTCAAGGGCTGAATATCGAACGCTGCTTCGGCAGGACAATGCTGATTTAAGGCTTACCGAAAAGGGGTATGCGATTGGACTAGCTTCACAGGAACGATATGATTCAATGGTCAAAAAACGTGAAGGTATAGCTCAACTGACCGATGCTATCAGATCAGCTAAAGTTAAACCTGAAGAGATTAATGGCTTCCTGGAGTCGAAAGGCAGTGCTCCATTGAGGGAAAAAAGTAGCCTTTACACATTACTGAAACGCCCTGAGATAGATCAGACTGACGTAAAAGGAATTCTCAGTGCAATGCCAGAAATGCCCGATGGGGTAGGGGAGGAGATCATTGAGCAAACAGTGATTGAAATCAAATATGAAGATTACCTTAATCGGGAGAAATTAAATGCGGACAAACTAGACAGATGGGAAAGTTTGTCAATCAACCCAACATTTGACTACGACCGATTAAAGGCGCTCTCATTTGAGGGTAAAGAAAAACTTAAGCGGCTTCGTCCATCAACTATTGGTCAGGCATCAAGGATTAGCGGAGTAAGTCCCTCAGATGTATCAATCTTATTGGTCTATATGGGCCGTTAGTTTTTAGCTGTGGCTTTATAGGTTTATCTATAAAGCCACAGCTTTTTTGTGTTCACTCATTTTTTGATAAGCGTCTTGGAAACCGTAACTCAATGCCCGGTTTGTGGCAATAGCACATTCAGTAATTATATAGTTTGTCAGGACTATCTGGTTAGCAATCAAAAGTTCACTATCCAGCAATGTCAAAAATGTAGTTTCAGGTTAACAAATCCACGACCAAATGAACAGTCAATTGGTTCTTACTACAAGTCGGAAGAGTACGTTTCACACAACGATAAAAGTGGTGGTCTGATTAACACGGCGTATCGGATGGTTCGAAACTACACGCTAAGATCCAAGCTCAATCTTATCAATAAACTAAACGGTAAGCCCGGTCAAATCTTGGATGTAGGTTGCGGGACAGGTGCCTTTCTAGAAAGTTGCCGGGCAGGTGGATGGCAAGTAGCAGGTATGGAGCCTGACCCCGATGCACGGGCTATTGCCATTGAAAAGCTTCAGGCAGAGATCAAGCCAAATCTGGCGACACTATCCACTTCGCAACCTTTCGATATTATTTCACTTTGGCATGTACTTGAACACATTCCTAATTTAAGTGAATCCATATCCATGCTTCACCAGTTACTGAAAGAACAGGGGACATTACTAATAGCCGTTCCAAATTCAGATTCGTATGACGCCAATTACTTTAAGGAGTATTGGGCCGCTTATGATGTTCCTCGACACTTACACCATTTTACCCCTTCGACCATCGAGCCGCTATTCAACAAACATGGCTTTGTATTAGTTAATAAGCTACCAATGGTATTTGATGCTTTTTATATAGCTATGTTAAGTACGCGCTATCAAACCGGAAAAACAGACTATTTAAAAAGCGTACAGGTAGGACTAGCCTCAAATGCACAGGCAAAGCGCACCGGTAACTCATCAAGCTTAATCTACGTTTTAAAGAAGGCATAATAATTGCCTTGATACCCATATAAGTACCCGTTTTCAGCCCTGTAAGGAAAAGGTCAATTCTAAATTAAAAAAGTTAAATTTTTGTGTGAATAACCATGTGTATAACTCCTTGTGCAACGTGGATAATTTGTTTACAAGAGGGACATACACTGTGGAAGACTATATAAGTAATCCACAATGGTTTTCTACAACGATGTTTGTGTGGAGAAACAGCAACATATACCCTGTCACTCCACAAATTTTCCCCAACCAGAATTGTGTATTAAGTTTATAAACAAATCCACAAGCTATCAACATACCATTTGTGGATAAAATGTTATTTACTTAATAATAAGTACTTTAGGGGTGGATAAGTAAAGTAGAAATGGTGGATATGTTGCTGGTCTTATCCACATTCAGTATATTCATAAGTGGACAACTTATTTATACACATATCCACACAGCTAATGGTTAAAACAACGTTTCTTTTAAAAAGCTCTTTTATAAAATGTTAATAAGGTCAAAAGTCATTATTGCATTATTGTGGCTGATGTCTGCCGGGTTTGCCTGGGGACAGGCCGTGCCTTTATCAGGGGGAGCGAGTTTGGCAGAAGAGTATTATAAAGCCGGCGATTTCGAAAAAGCTGCGAATGAATACGCCAAGCTGTTAAAAGTAGATGTGACGTGGATAAAGTTGTCGCGGTATGTGTATAGCCTACAAAAAAGTAATAAGACCGAAGAAGCCGTAAAGTATTTGCGTAAGCAACAGAAAAGTGATGAAGGTAATCGGCCTTACTACGATTTGTTGAGTGGACAACTGGCAACCCAGCAGGGTGACACGACACAAGCGAAAACAATGTACGCTGCGGCTATACAATCAAGCAAATCATCAATTGCAAAGCTTGAAAAAATTGCGGCAGCCTTTAACGAAGCCGGAGAGAGCCGCTGGGCCATCCGTTCATTGGAAACGGCACGAGAGGTAAGTAAAGAACCAACGGCCTACAGTGAGGATTTAATGGCCTTATATCGGGCAACCGGTCAAACTGAAAAATCAATAGATGAGATCATCACAACAAGTAAGCAAAGTGAGAAGAAAGAAACAGTATTAGCCGCCTTACAGGGGTTTATCAACACCAAAGATGAACCACTTGTGGAAAAAGCACTTTATACCAAAATTCAGCAGGAACCAAACGAGTTGGCCTACAATGAACTGCTTATTTGGTATTTCGTACAAAAGCAAAAATTCAGCCGAGCACTTTTACAGGAGAAAGCAACTGATAAACGACTCAAATTAAATGGCAGTCGGGTGTACGATCTTGGCATGTTAGCCATGAATAATAAAGAGTACAAAACGGCTGCTGAATCATTTGAATACGTATCCACAACTTATCCACAAGGTCAGCTTTATCCATTTGCTCGTCGATTGGTGATCAATGCACGGGAAGAGCAAGTAAAAAATACATACCCTGTGGATAAAGTTGAAATTCGCAAACTAATCGGTGACTACCAGCGAATGCTACAGGAAGTGGGAACGAATGTAAAAACACTCGAAGCACTACGTAGCACCGCTAACCTCTACGGAAACTACTTGGATAGTAAAGATACCGCTCTTACGGTATTAGATCTCGCCATTGACCTGGGCAAGTCTGACAGAAATTTTGTGGATCGGTGTAAGCTTGACAAAGGCGACATCTATCTGCTCAAAGGCGAACCCTGGGAATCGACCTTACTATACTCACAAGTTGAGAAGTCCCAGAAAGAAGAGCTTTTGGGTTACGAAGCCAAGATAAAGAACGCAAAGCTTCATTATTACAGGGGAAATCTAGCTGTATCGAAAGATTTGCTGGACGTACTTAAATTAGCTACTTCCCGAGAAATTGCTAACGAT contains:
- a CDS encoding ComF family protein — its product is MLLIVHRLFANFFDLLFPTLCLGCNKSLGANELVLCTRCRINLPETNKHQEPYNLDLLNKFAGKVPVQFLASYVFFTKGGIVQKLIHGIKYKGQKEAAKEMAKWYGYLLISESNLVNEIDVLIGVPLHKSRFQQRGYNQADWIAEGLSEALNVPMRADVLIRKRFNESQTRKNRLERWENVKTVFSVNNADEIKDKKIVLVDDVLTTGATLEACAIELLKAGCKSVGILTLAATHR
- a CDS encoding SUMF1/EgtB/PvdO family nonheme iron enzyme, translated to MIQKYHLQRAAYVLLAMAALASCKSKHPTSVQPGKKSTATGIAYNQKDGFQVKKFAGQKAGPNLVFIEGGRFTMGALEEDVMNSRDNRERTVSIQSFYMDETEMANVHYLEYLNAISRDSSEEVVKAALPDTTVWANPLSFNDSYVTQYLRYPAFRYYPVVGVSWVQASDYAVWRSNAVNNELAKGGAPKEKKKGGGFSLKRKSKTVEEPALAEATTASTSAAPAKPSLESGLVLPDYRLPTEAEWEYAAKALIGTQYMDENQINQRIYPWDGSSVRNPKKGRKQGQMLANFKRGRGDYAGIAGRSNDGAIITAEIYAYPANDFGLYNMAGNVNEWVYDVYRPLSYQDVNDLNPIRRNGYLDESKNYDTKNRQSLIDDKLRVYKGGSWGDVAYWLSPGTRRFLDQDSATAMIGFRCAMIGVGRNK
- the mfd gene encoding transcription-repair coupling factor, with protein sequence MKPEELIGLYTDDSFIKLLTEPFSRKPSKEPQRLQIKGLAGSLDAVLASVIFKSVGGNHLYILTDRDEAAYFFNDLQNLLSREVLLFPMSYKKPYQYEEVENANVLMRAEVLNKLNPAPKDGLLMVAYPEALSEKVINKRSLQANTLTIRVGEKLDTHFVSELLQTYEFEKTDFVYEAGQFSVRGGIIDVFSFASEFPFRIDLFGDEVESIRKFNPESQLSTDPVEFINIIPNIQTKLTQETREPFFDFLPEATTIWAKDVEFTLEIIEKCFEKAEQNFATIVASSGGIQVVSDPNALFETRRTFLNELKRFRTVEFGRKFYFKTEGRQQYSSKPQPSFNKDFKRLIDTLGDNQAKGFTNIIAGESYKQLDRLRTIFEELDPFIKFQPMNIGLREGFMDEALKIACFTDHQIFDRYYKYRVQDKFSKSKALTLRELKTLQPGDYVTHVDYGIGRFAGLEKVDHAGNEQEAIRLIYRDNDILLVSIHSLHKIAKYSGREGGPPTMSKLGSQEWEQKKSRIRKQVKDIARELIALYAKRRTAPGFAYSRDSFLQVELESSFIYEDTPDQAKATNDVKDDMEQPHPMDRLVCGDVGFGKTEIAIRAAFKAVTDNKQVAVLVPTTILAMQHFKTFTDRISDFPVKIEYINRFRTAGQIKEILKGVASGEIGILIGTHRIVNKDIKFKDLGLLVIDEEQKFGVKTKDRLKEMRVEVDVLTLTATPIPRTLHFSLMGARDLSVIATPPPNRQPVTTEVHPFNEATIRDAISYEVRRGGQVFFVHNRVNDIESIGNLIMRLVPEARIGVAHGQMEGDRLERVMTRFIEGDFDVLISTNIIESGLDIPNANTILINNAHYFGLSDLHQMRGRVGRSNRKAFCYLLTPPPSVLTADARKRLQTLEDFSDLGEGFKIAMRDLDIRGAGNLLGAEQSGFVNDLGFEMYHKVLDEAVQELRESEFKDLFETKPGDFKLSLPDTVIETDLQVVIPERYVSNISERLALYTRLDSLQNKEEVQAFRQEVIDRFGPMPEEVENLIKMVNVRWKAEQLYLEKLTLKNNIMKGYFVSNGNDEFFKSDQFGKVIEYIKRNPTKGSLKESKGRPIITHSDVYSVEQLDEIMGALTN
- a CDS encoding DUF4175 family protein is translated as MQSSNAYSTLLQRIDEYKRRYFQNQLVKGSLFFVALLGSGYLFINTAEFIGRFNSVGRGALFFGFLLTVMVGLYLLIIRPLLNLYGLSKPLSNDEAARQIGTFFPEVGDKLLNTLQLQRISADQSDLLSASLNQRSQQLLINRFANAIQISRNREFLKYAIPPLALILLILILNPGFFTKSSTRLVNYNKEFAEEAPFQFIVQNKALKAFRNEDFPLSVKLVGDAVPQAVYVVANGTRFKLEQSGNQFTYNFDNLQRDLDFHLEASGYNSPEYTVSLLDRPSVLSFNVKLDYPAYLNKPSEQLSNVGNLLVPQGTVVNWEFAADHTDSLLFRFNTDAKPSPAKLVDENTFVLNRRLMQNSAYTVSLKNGQVASPSTIQYNVQIIPDRYPQISVDRIQDTVTYNYIALSGLVSDDYGFSKLRLNYKINRNGKASLIYVKDIPINKSTTSQNFVYNWSLDSLKLGQEDRLEYFVQVWDNDGVNGAKSSRSNQLNFTVPSNAEIQKQVDKSAEKTEEQIDNALSKTQAIKKELQTMEDRMRTKKSSDFQDKKQLQDILQKREELMKEVQKLQEQMQKTNDTQQRFAEKNQAMQDKMEQLQKLFKDLLDPESKQLYEQLKQLLERKQDEKASDMLDRLSRKEKNMERDLDRALKLFKQMQLEQKVNNIAENLEKQAEQLEKQAEENAKKDQTSQDQQKQQEKSQEDFKNTQEQLKEIDKQAEKDDLNKPEPSEKEQQEIEKDMEEATKNMKSDQGKQASSKQKKSAKSMKAMSKAMKESMQSSEMEEMQENIDDLRNILDNLITLSFGQERVMKDFRGMSLQDPRVTKLSQEQLKLQDDAKIIEDSLNALASRVVQIQSFVTRELTNMKFYMDESVQQLRDRRLSMASSKQQFAMTSINNLALMLSDVLKNMQQQMNAMAMPGKGKGGKKGEKPGGMGDMQKQLNAKMQQMQKGGKTGRGLSEELSQMAAEQAMIRSMLKKLEENAKGTEAGKQQEKQVKELMDKMDEAETDLVNKRVNSNTINRQNEILTRLLESEKALKQQEEDPKRQAEAAKSTKHSTPSFFDSTNTQQKTKQVEVLRSVTPNYNLFYKKEANQYLQKVSK